A window from Corynebacterium singulare encodes these proteins:
- a CDS encoding histidinol-phosphate transaminase: MAELKDLPLREELRGSSAYGAPQLTVTNQLNTNENPYPPSEALVRDMVTAVEKHAAQLNRYPERDAVELRTALASYVSGQTGVTVSVDNVWAANGSNEVLQQLLQAFGGPGRSALGFTPSYSMHPILCAGTQTEFISCPRTEDFRIDEEAALGDIEKHRPDVIFITTPNNPTGDVTPIEVVEKIIQAAPGIVIVDEAYMEFSPSPSATTLLEKYPTKLVVSRTMSKAFDFAGGRLGYFVADPAFVEAVMLVRLPYHLSVLSQIAAIVAIKHKEETLSTVATLSAERDRVVARLKELGYYVVPSESNFVSFGRFADQHAVWQGFLDRDVLIRDNGVPGLLRATIGLPQENDAFLSAAADLADTVEMVEK; this comes from the coding sequence ATGGCTGAGTTGAAGGATCTTCCCCTGCGCGAAGAACTGCGTGGATCCAGCGCCTACGGCGCGCCGCAGCTGACAGTGACGAATCAGCTCAACACCAACGAAAACCCATATCCGCCGTCGGAGGCTTTGGTCCGAGACATGGTCACGGCCGTCGAAAAGCACGCAGCCCAGCTCAACCGCTACCCCGAGCGTGACGCCGTGGAGCTGCGCACCGCGCTGGCGAGCTACGTGAGCGGTCAGACTGGCGTGACCGTTAGCGTGGACAATGTGTGGGCCGCTAACGGTTCGAATGAGGTGCTGCAGCAGTTGCTGCAGGCCTTCGGCGGTCCTGGGCGCAGTGCCCTCGGGTTTACCCCCAGCTATTCCATGCATCCGATTCTCTGTGCCGGCACCCAGACGGAATTCATCTCGTGTCCGCGTACTGAGGATTTTCGGATTGATGAGGAGGCTGCGCTGGGGGACATCGAAAAGCACCGCCCTGATGTTATCTTTATCACCACCCCGAATAACCCCACCGGTGATGTTACGCCCATCGAGGTGGTGGAGAAGATTATCCAGGCAGCGCCCGGAATCGTCATCGTGGACGAAGCCTACATGGAGTTTTCTCCCTCGCCTTCGGCCACCACTCTCCTGGAGAAATACCCCACGAAGCTCGTGGTGTCCCGCACCATGTCAAAGGCCTTCGACTTCGCCGGTGGCCGCCTAGGATACTTCGTTGCTGACCCCGCCTTCGTGGAGGCCGTCATGCTCGTGCGCTTGCCCTATCACCTTTCGGTGCTCTCCCAGATTGCGGCCATCGTGGCGATCAAACACAAAGAAGAAACATTGAGCACCGTGGCCACACTATCGGCGGAACGCGATCGCGTCGTGGCCCGCCTCAAGGAGCTCGGCTACTACGTAGTACCGAGCGAATCCAACTTTGTATCCTTTGGGCGCTTTGCCGACCAGCATGCAGTGTGGCAAGGATTCCTTGACCGCGATGTTCTCATCCGTGACAACGGCGTCCCGGGACTATTGCGCGCCACCATTGGCCTGCCGCAGGAAAATGACGCCTTCCTTTCGGCCGCAGCGGACCTGGCAGATACAGTAGAGATGGTTGAGAAATAA
- a CDS encoding MFS transporter codes for MTGSTPTSVWKVAGFKETMIAVVSAFGAWSVLLPVVPLAVLDAGGSATLAGATTGVFMLATVLTQMMTPMLLRIFGYRPVMAASALLLGVPALGHMLGDAAPIALGFSALRGIGFGALTVGENALIAEITPRRLLGKATGIFGLFIGAAQMAFLPVGLAVAAAFNYNIVYLLAAGLGLLGFFTCILVPKIKAAPVGTPDPSDTTPRAPMWKLVLVPALALTSFSVSYGVASNFISPAVRELDPERGAVLGGLMLSVIGGAAMIFRYVAGVVADRAGRPGTLMIPAQIFSVFGVGLIAVVLWQEWSVWLLVFGTTIYGAGFGVVQNEALLSMFDRLPRERLSEGSAVWNIFYDGGTGLGSTALGAVVAMSGYDGAFATGSAIIAVGLLMTLADSALGKTRVSETNDIKTRLRMIRWPRRPGKEQR; via the coding sequence ATGACTGGATCGACTCCTACGAGCGTATGGAAGGTTGCCGGCTTTAAAGAGACCATGATCGCGGTGGTCTCCGCGTTCGGTGCCTGGTCAGTGCTGCTGCCCGTTGTGCCCTTGGCGGTGCTTGATGCCGGCGGTTCGGCGACATTGGCTGGCGCTACCACGGGTGTCTTTATGTTGGCTACCGTCCTCACCCAGATGATGACCCCGATGCTGTTGCGTATCTTTGGCTACCGTCCTGTGATGGCGGCCTCAGCTTTGCTCCTGGGAGTGCCAGCGTTGGGGCACATGCTTGGTGACGCCGCTCCCATTGCCCTTGGCTTTTCTGCCCTACGCGGTATTGGCTTTGGTGCTCTGACTGTGGGCGAAAACGCCTTGATCGCGGAAATTACACCGCGACGCCTTCTGGGTAAGGCCACAGGCATTTTCGGATTGTTTATCGGTGCAGCACAAATGGCCTTCTTGCCGGTTGGTCTCGCAGTTGCAGCGGCCTTCAACTACAACATCGTCTACCTGCTGGCGGCGGGACTTGGTCTGCTGGGATTCTTCACCTGCATCCTCGTCCCCAAGATCAAGGCAGCCCCTGTCGGAACCCCGGATCCGTCGGATACCACCCCGCGTGCGCCGATGTGGAAGCTCGTGTTGGTTCCGGCGCTGGCGCTGACCAGCTTCTCCGTGAGCTACGGTGTGGCCTCAAACTTCATCTCCCCAGCAGTGCGTGAGCTAGATCCAGAGCGCGGCGCCGTCCTTGGTGGCCTCATGCTGTCCGTTATCGGCGGTGCGGCCATGATCTTCCGCTATGTGGCGGGTGTCGTGGCGGACCGAGCCGGAAGGCCGGGAACGCTCATGATTCCGGCGCAGATTTTCTCTGTCTTTGGTGTGGGACTTATCGCGGTGGTGCTGTGGCAGGAGTGGTCGGTCTGGCTGCTCGTATTCGGAACCACGATTTATGGCGCGGGCTTCGGCGTTGTTCAGAATGAGGCGTTGCTGTCGATGTTCGACCGACTGCCTCGTGAGCGCCTTTCAGAAGGCTCTGCCGTGTGGAATATCTTCTACGACGGTGGCACCGGTCTTGGTTCCACGGCCCTCGGTGCGGTGGTGGCGATGTCCGGTTATGACGGGGCGTTTGCCACGGGTTCCGCCATTATCGCGGTGGGTCTTCTCATGACCTTGGCGGATAGCGCACTGGGCAAGACGCGCGTGAGTGAAACCAATGACATCAAAACCCGACTCCGGATGATTAGGTGGCCGAGGAGGCCTGGAAAGGAACAACGATGA
- the hisB gene encoding imidazoleglycerol-phosphate dehydratase HisB — protein MSTDVDESQERGHRIGRAERATGETRISVEINLDGTGKADISTGLPFFDHMLTAVCTHGAFDLTVHAEGDIEIDAHHTVEDTAIVLGRAFLEALGDKSGIRRFGSQLLPMDETLVEAVVDISGRPYFVMNGEPESLEWQIIGGHYATVINRHFFETFAIHSATTLHVNVRYGRDPHHITEAEYKAVARALRHATERDPRVSGVPSTKGAL, from the coding sequence ATGAGTACCGACGTAGATGAGAGCCAAGAGCGCGGTCACCGTATTGGTCGCGCTGAGCGCGCCACAGGGGAGACAAGAATCTCCGTCGAAATCAATCTCGACGGTACTGGGAAGGCGGATATTTCCACAGGTCTGCCGTTCTTCGATCACATGCTCACTGCCGTGTGTACTCACGGCGCCTTCGACCTCACTGTTCACGCTGAAGGCGACATTGAGATCGACGCGCACCACACTGTCGAAGACACGGCCATTGTCCTCGGCCGCGCATTTCTTGAAGCCCTGGGGGACAAGTCCGGCATCCGCCGCTTTGGTTCCCAGCTTCTGCCTATGGATGAGACCCTCGTTGAGGCTGTCGTGGACATTTCTGGCCGCCCCTACTTCGTCATGAACGGCGAGCCCGAGAGCTTGGAATGGCAGATCATCGGCGGGCATTATGCCACGGTGATTAACCGGCACTTCTTCGAGACCTTCGCTATCCATTCGGCGACGACCCTGCATGTCAATGTTCGCTACGGGCGCGATCCGCACCACATCACGGAGGCGGAGTACAAGGCGGTGGCCCGTGCTCTGCGCCACGCCACCGAACGTGATCCGCGGGTCAGCGGCGTTCCGTCGACGAAGGGAGCGCTCTAA
- the hisH gene encoding imidazole glycerol phosphate synthase subunit HisH, whose protein sequence is MSSRNVAVLDYGAGNLRSAVRALERVGAEVTVTADPKRAVEADGLLVPGVGAFAACMKGLRDAQGPRIIGQRLAGGRPVLGICVGMQVLFESGTEHGIHTEGCGEWPGDVSKLDADVLPHMGWNTVEIPQGSDMFDGIGPEDRFYFVHSYAARSWELQTEITEPPKVAWSEYGGDRFVAAVDNGALWATQFHPEKSGDAGSQLLKNWIGTL, encoded by the coding sequence ATGAGTTCCCGGAACGTCGCCGTCCTGGATTATGGGGCGGGTAATCTGCGCTCTGCCGTCCGCGCGCTTGAGCGCGTCGGTGCAGAGGTCACCGTCACAGCAGACCCCAAGCGTGCGGTTGAGGCGGATGGTTTGCTCGTGCCCGGTGTGGGCGCCTTCGCCGCCTGCATGAAGGGGCTGCGTGACGCCCAGGGCCCGCGCATCATCGGTCAGCGACTTGCCGGTGGACGTCCGGTTCTTGGCATCTGTGTGGGTATGCAGGTGCTCTTTGAATCCGGCACCGAACATGGCATTCACACAGAGGGCTGCGGGGAATGGCCGGGCGATGTGAGCAAGCTGGATGCTGACGTCTTGCCTCACATGGGATGGAACACAGTGGAAATCCCTCAGGGCAGCGATATGTTCGACGGTATCGGCCCGGAGGATCGCTTCTACTTCGTCCATTCCTACGCTGCCCGTAGCTGGGAGCTGCAGACCGAAATCACCGAGCCACCAAAAGTTGCGTGGTCAGAGTACGGCGGGGACCGCTTTGTGGCCGCGGTGGACAATGGTGCGCTGTGGGCTACGCAGTTCCATCCGGAGAAGTCTGGGGATGCGGGCTCGCAGCTGTTAAAGAACTGGATCGGAACGCTTTAA
- a CDS encoding YbjN domain-containing protein, protein MSNDADEHDGQDHSELLTRMEKLAHCEELDCIRVNADELLFPHSPLGETRVYMDTDGEPILRLYTTHNGALGFGEIPELSEFVNDWNHDCLSPHLVLNYTTPTEVEVWGHSFLVVHQAPTTAQLAASVLPALFNAGACLEELATRFPALMLPRPAAPDEPSELDGPVSTVDISRLEEMLPSLGITRFQSDSGDAIYAWINDVLFAFAIDSGPSLIIKGHWDPNLPGGEFSKMFLICNDWNRANHSASAFCHSNMDGLQIRVDYAVMTGAGLSDAQLVTALGRGIKHVLHGIDDISHDAMGSSPVVWP, encoded by the coding sequence ATGAGTAACGACGCCGACGAGCACGACGGCCAGGACCACTCCGAGCTACTCACTCGAATGGAGAAGCTCGCACACTGCGAAGAGCTGGATTGCATCCGCGTCAACGCCGACGAGCTCCTCTTTCCCCACTCCCCTTTAGGGGAAACTCGCGTGTACATGGACACCGACGGTGAGCCCATCTTGCGCCTCTACACCACTCATAATGGGGCCCTTGGGTTTGGTGAAATCCCTGAGCTCAGCGAGTTCGTCAACGACTGGAATCACGACTGCCTGTCACCCCATTTGGTGCTCAATTACACCACCCCCACCGAGGTCGAAGTGTGGGGTCATTCTTTCCTCGTCGTCCACCAAGCACCCACCACAGCACAGCTCGCTGCATCCGTCCTGCCGGCGCTGTTCAATGCAGGGGCGTGTCTCGAGGAGCTCGCAACGCGTTTTCCTGCACTGATGCTTCCCCGTCCCGCGGCGCCGGATGAGCCTTCCGAGCTCGATGGCCCAGTGTCCACCGTCGATATTTCCCGTCTAGAGGAAATGCTGCCCTCGCTCGGAATCACACGCTTTCAATCGGATTCCGGGGACGCCATCTACGCGTGGATCAACGATGTTCTCTTCGCCTTTGCCATAGATTCTGGACCTAGCCTCATCATTAAGGGCCACTGGGATCCAAACCTTCCCGGCGGCGAGTTTTCCAAGATGTTCCTCATCTGCAATGACTGGAACCGGGCCAACCATTCGGCGTCCGCATTTTGCCACTCCAACATGGATGGCCTGCAGATCCGGGTGGATTACGCCGTCATGACAGGAGCTGGGCTTTCCGACGCCCAACTGGTCACCGCCCTCGGCCGCGGCATCAAACATGTACTCCACGGCATCGATGACATTTCCCACGATGCCATGGGCTCCTCCCCCGTCGTCTGGCCTTAG
- a CDS encoding cytochrome b/b6 domain-containing protein has protein sequence MDLVLALGENPDYPLWLRASHLINFILMGMLLRSGWEMLSSMPRLWWRNDCAPGTEWLKFTKRELPKEEGVYTSLMDELSASPLLTLPGRENIGLGRHWHGVSVMLWVLNGLVYVTLLFATGLWRRIVPTSWDIIPEAWDSLLTYMSLQAPALEHFDPYDALQQLAYFGVIFILAPFMMLTGVAMAPAVRVRFPWYVKLWGGHQGARSLHFIGMVFMCVFIIIHVFLVFFVHREYNMVHIVFGDVTPERYAQAFTTIVITIGVVIAFWIGLSYWSLADRARAHRLTTGISEIGRKLFLNWMRPQGASKSAYTDKDISEFHWTNGLPPTPEESQEWTAFHDNDWAGYEITVADDVTGASRVVTLEELRALPQRSYIATHTFMQGWSATSRWEGPAIRDVLALLGPKPDGANYVMVESYGLAQKMYDNRPREPFYACFDIETASEEQSILAITRNDKPLEVHLGAPVRARVESNHGYRP, from the coding sequence ATGGACCTCGTTCTCGCTTTAGGCGAAAACCCTGACTATCCTCTCTGGCTGCGTGCGAGCCACCTCATCAACTTCATCTTGATGGGTATGTTGCTTCGTTCCGGCTGGGAGATGCTATCTTCCATGCCACGTCTGTGGTGGCGCAATGACTGTGCGCCTGGTACCGAGTGGTTGAAGTTCACCAAGCGTGAGCTCCCGAAGGAGGAGGGCGTGTACACCTCCCTCATGGATGAGCTCTCAGCCTCACCATTGCTGACATTACCGGGACGCGAAAACATCGGTCTGGGACGCCACTGGCATGGTGTGTCGGTCATGCTCTGGGTGCTCAACGGACTCGTTTATGTCACGTTGCTCTTCGCCACCGGCTTGTGGCGGCGCATCGTTCCGACTTCCTGGGACATCATCCCCGAAGCGTGGGATAGCTTGCTTACCTATATGAGTCTGCAAGCACCGGCTCTTGAGCATTTCGATCCCTACGATGCCTTGCAGCAATTGGCCTACTTTGGAGTCATTTTCATCCTTGCACCATTCATGATGCTGACGGGTGTGGCCATGGCTCCAGCGGTGCGCGTCCGCTTCCCGTGGTACGTCAAGTTGTGGGGCGGCCACCAAGGTGCACGTTCCCTGCACTTCATCGGCATGGTCTTCATGTGCGTGTTCATCATCATCCACGTCTTCCTAGTGTTCTTCGTCCACCGCGAATACAACATGGTGCATATAGTTTTCGGTGATGTCACTCCGGAGCGCTATGCCCAAGCCTTCACCACAATCGTCATCACCATCGGTGTTGTCATCGCCTTCTGGATTGGCCTGTCCTACTGGTCCTTGGCGGACCGCGCACGTGCGCACCGTCTTACTACAGGGATTTCGGAGATTGGTCGCAAGCTCTTCCTCAACTGGATGCGTCCCCAGGGTGCCAGCAAGAGCGCGTACACGGACAAGGACATCTCTGAGTTTCACTGGACCAACGGCTTGCCGCCGACCCCGGAAGAGTCGCAGGAATGGACTGCCTTCCACGACAACGATTGGGCTGGCTACGAAATTACTGTTGCGGATGACGTGACTGGTGCCTCTCGCGTGGTGACACTAGAGGAACTCCGCGCACTGCCACAGCGCTCGTACATTGCAACCCACACCTTCATGCAGGGCTGGTCGGCGACCTCCCGGTGGGAAGGTCCTGCCATCAGGGATGTTCTGGCCTTGCTGGGGCCGAAGCCCGACGGTGCGAACTATGTGATGGTGGAATCTTATGGCCTGGCCCAAAAGATGTATGACAACCGTCCGCGTGAGCCCTTCTACGCTTGCTTTGACATCGAGACGGCTTCGGAAGAGCAGTCAATTCTGGCGATTACACGAAATGACAAGCCGCTCGAGGTTCATCTTGGTGCTCCCGTGCGTGCCCGTGTGGAATCCAATCATGGCTATAGGCCGTGA
- the hisD gene encoding histidinol dehydrogenase, translated as MLRTIDLRGEKLTTSRLRRVLPRGGTDVSSVMDTVIPMVESVRDGGAAAALDFGERFDGVRPEAVRVRTEELEKAAAELDPHVRAAIEESINRVRAVHADQKPSPHTTTLAPGATVTEVFQPIERVGLYVPGGKAVYPSSVIMNVIPAQEAGAEAMVVASPPQKDFGGLPHPTVLATCHMLGVDEVWAVGGGQAIALLAYGDDEPATGEAALEPVDIITGPGNVFVAAAKRAVRGVVGIDAEAGPTEIAILADETANPVYVAYDLISQAEHDPMAASVLITDSEELAEAVGAEVARRYTATANAERAAAALRGEQSGIVLVSDLEAGIAVADAYAAEHVEIHTANAREVAERIRHAGAIFVGDYSPVPLGDYTAGSNHVLPTSGTARFSAGLSTHTFLRPVNLVEYDRAALGEVAEKVIAFATAEELPAHGEAIAARFDAPNTPEN; from the coding sequence ATGCTAAGAACCATTGACCTGCGTGGAGAGAAACTCACTACCTCCCGCCTGCGCCGAGTCCTGCCGCGTGGAGGCACGGATGTGTCCTCCGTGATGGACACAGTGATCCCCATGGTGGAGTCAGTACGCGATGGTGGCGCGGCCGCAGCCCTCGATTTTGGTGAGCGTTTTGATGGTGTGCGCCCAGAAGCTGTGCGTGTGCGCACCGAAGAGCTCGAGAAGGCCGCAGCCGAACTCGATCCTCACGTGCGAGCCGCAATCGAGGAATCCATTAACCGTGTGCGCGCCGTGCATGCGGATCAGAAGCCTTCCCCGCACACCACAACCCTGGCTCCTGGCGCTACGGTCACAGAGGTGTTCCAGCCGATTGAGCGTGTGGGGCTCTACGTGCCCGGCGGTAAGGCGGTTTATCCTTCCTCGGTCATCATGAACGTCATCCCGGCTCAGGAAGCAGGCGCTGAAGCCATGGTTGTGGCCTCCCCACCACAGAAGGACTTCGGTGGCCTGCCACACCCGACGGTTCTGGCGACCTGCCACATGCTGGGCGTGGACGAGGTCTGGGCGGTTGGTGGTGGCCAAGCTATCGCGCTGTTGGCCTATGGTGACGATGAGCCAGCTACGGGAGAGGCAGCGCTTGAACCAGTCGATATTATTACCGGCCCAGGCAACGTATTCGTGGCTGCAGCTAAGCGGGCGGTACGGGGAGTAGTAGGGATCGACGCTGAGGCAGGACCGACCGAAATCGCCATTTTGGCTGATGAAACGGCGAACCCCGTCTACGTTGCCTATGACCTCATTTCCCAAGCGGAGCACGACCCAATGGCAGCATCCGTCCTCATTACTGACTCCGAAGAGCTAGCGGAGGCCGTGGGCGCAGAAGTAGCTCGGCGTTACACTGCGACGGCGAATGCCGAGCGGGCTGCCGCGGCGTTGCGCGGCGAGCAGTCCGGCATCGTGCTTGTCAGTGACCTTGAGGCGGGCATCGCCGTGGCTGATGCGTATGCCGCCGAGCACGTGGAGATTCATACCGCGAATGCCCGCGAGGTGGCGGAGCGCATCCGGCATGCAGGCGCCATCTTTGTGGGTGACTACTCGCCGGTACCGCTGGGTGATTACACGGCAGGCTCCAACCACGTCTTGCCAACCTCCGGCACAGCACGATTCAGCGCGGGGTTGTCCACCCACACTTTCCTGCGCCCAGTCAATCTTGTGGAATATGACCGTGCAGCACTGGGGGAGGTGGCCGAGAAGGTCATTGCCTTCGCCACAGCCGAGGAACTTCCAGCACACGGCGAGGCAATAGCCGCCCGCTTCGATGCCCCGAACACACCCGAGAACTAG